The Oryza brachyantha chromosome 7, ObraRS2, whole genome shotgun sequence genomic interval TTGTAGAATTTAGAAACCACAGTGAATGAACAACTGGTTCATGGTTTTATGCAGTCaacaaactgaaaaaaacaaatcaccaGTAAATTTACCCGGTAGTCTCTTCTCTTGATCGATCTACCGCAGATCCCTTCCCCCATCCAGGCTTTTGTCTATTTGACAAGTTCTGTTTGAAACGGGCAGCAAACTGTGATAAATAACTCGATGATGCATTGTTGCTATTAACAAATCACAGTAGCAGATAAGATTGCTTCGTGAAAAGCTTAGACAAACTTACAAAGGTTGTTTTCGGCACTGCTTCTCACTAACCTATATTCTATCGTTTTTTATGTACACACTTcccaaactattaaacggtgtattttttataaaattttttatagtaaagTTGCTTTGAAATGttagattaatccattttcaagtttttataaccaataattaattaagcatatgTTAATCCACTGTTCCGTTTTCCGCATAGTCTAATAAGCCAACCACCGAACGCGCCAAAATTGTTTTGGTGTCATTACTAATCATAAGCATGTAATATGTGTTGCAAAGAATGctcttatgaaaaaaatgttatttactGCAATCATATATGACTATTGATGATTCATAAATATTGTATATAGAGTAtagagacaaaaataaaacagaataTTAAGCAGATATGGCAAATTAAGACAATGCCATTAGCTAGAAGGGCCAGGTGAGAACATACATCTTTTTCCAATTCATCAACTTTTGTCTTTGCCATGCGAGCAACTTTCCCCACTTCATCAATATCTTTCTCCATCTTCTGTTTAATTGCTGTGGAAAAGGAATTGTTGCATAGGATTTTTAAACGTGTACAAGAGAATTCCAGATGAGGTTATATCTAGTTATCTACTGAACTAAGTACTCACCTTTCATGTCCCTTGCTTTTGTAACTGCTTTGGAATCCTCATTTGCAGCCTACAAGCAAAAGTAAGGCGTTAGGCGTATACTATGAAAATGCAAGGTGTCAAATTAATTCATCGAAACTTAGGCACAACAATCCATTGTGGCACTATAAAAGTCAATACCATCAGCAAAAGACAAGGACAATATACAGACAGAAACGAATGGAAGTGCGAGACAAATGAACCTGAAGCTTGTGCAAGAGATTCGTCAGCTTAGCAATTAGGCTTTCAATTGCGTCGACCTGATATATCAAAGCAACATGTCAATAATATGAAGTGTTAAGTGGACACATGATACTGCTGCAAAATGCAAGATGAACACACCGAAATGTTTTATAAACAGCACCTTTTTCAAGAAATCTTTTAGGTTGTCTGAAGGATCAGCCTGATGCATTCCCATTTCAATGTCCCCATCTCTTGAAGATCCCCCCCGAGGGAGCTCAAACGAATCCTGTAAAATTGGAATGTTAAAATATGGAAACAAATGTACCTCACTGCCTACGAGAaagttagatgataaaacaataCATCAAGCCATCTGTGCTACTTGCACCGGCTAAAAATAACAGGATTGAGGTCAAATGAAGAATGCCGCATTAACTATCCGCCTTCTACtcccaacaaaacaaataaaatctcCCTAAAAAGggattttgttgtttcatttTACTCCTTCCAATTGTGAAGTGTTCGTAAGTCCTAATGCAATGCGCTCTGCGCAAATAAACATGCGACAGACCCTAGATTCCAAAAGGAGCATTATGGAGTTCTTCAGCACATCAAACCCGCGGAAATTCAAATCCTTTGAGTTACTAAAAACTGAACCAATCAATAGCATTGATACATAAGTGTAACTCGATCATTGCAACAAACAATATGCAGAgctcagagaaaaaaaaaaaagaaaacccaacCCTTACACACCCACAAGAGCTCCACGATAACCATGGATAAACCAGCAGCATGACACACCCACAAGAGCTCCTGTCACAGTTCCCATATGCCtcgggaaaagaaaaatctaagcCGATTATCCCGAAAGCCACGAATTTTCGCCGCGCGGCACGGAAAGCCAGACGGTTCCTTCTCGCCCTAGCGCCGCATTCCGATTCCCCGCCACAAGCGGAAGCAACCCCATCCGTCCTTCCGCCGCCTAATCACTCCACCGCTGCAAGACCCAATCAGGCCCAACTGTTCCCAGCACagcaccaaccaaacacaccttCCCCACTCCCGTGACCCATGCCCAGCTCCCTCCACTAAACTCCCATTCCCCTTCTCCACGCTGACCGATAGGTGAAACCAACCGTAAGCTTATCTCTATCTGACATGAACACGATGATAGCCATACGTTCAGCTCCGTCTCCGGCACCGGCAGCcacagccaccgccgccgccaccgtgtcGTCGTACTTCTACGCCTCGCCAGTCGCCTCGTCTGCCTCGTCCGCCCGACGACGTGGCGCCACCGTCAGGTGCGCGCCGGATGGTGGGAGCAACAGCGTTGGCGCCGGGAAAGTCAAGCTCAAGGTCGGGTCTCCTGTCGTCATCGTCGAGGTGCCGATGATGCTCAAGACCGCCGCGTCGGTGCCGTCGCTCAGGCACAACGACGGCCAGGTCAaggccggcgacgtcgggAGGTAGCTGACATCCCATTTGCAAGCATTcaagttataaaatttcaaaaaagttactttttagagaaagattaaaatttaagaagAATTTTACAGAAATCTGAACAGAACGAAACAACACCATAAAGAAACTAAGGGGTGGCtgtttaactttttgacacatttacaaatgaaaattaattcatgaataaaaattgtgcacatgtatttttagcgacctaaaaaacaaggataaaaaataaaataaggtaaaaaacaccaaaatcttaaatttagtattaaaaatttaaattgtccGGTAAGCATTAGACCTATTTGTTTCcatctaactttttttaagtttccgtcacatcgaatgtttggacattgattagaagtattaaatatagactattaatagaactcaccccatactctggactatttcacgagacgaatctattgagcctaagtccatgattagcgaatgtggtgctacagtaaatatttactaatcgtggattaattagacttaaaaaaattgtctaatgaaatagccttttttatgcaattagttttgttatcagtttatatttagtactactaattaacgtccaaacatccgatatgacaaaaaacttaaaaagaaaTCCTTGGATTCAAATAACTGCTAAGAGCaaattcaatagtatagccaactactggctacaattcatctatagtcaatctaatagccaactcatacaatagctacctacaaaacatatgcCACCATGGTCGCGTTCGGCTTGTGggggttagttaacttatccctagtacggaaaacgtagtaatagattaatacatgattaattaattattaattattaaaaaaatataaaatagattaatatgatttttaaaaacaactttcctgtataaaatttttgcaataaatacatcgtttagtagttcgggaaacgtgcgcgtggaaaacgaggggtaagttatcttaccTAGGGCAAACGAACACGACCCAtgtcccatatgtcatacatacattgTGCATTAGAGTCCGTGCTATAGCtggttataaattagtagcctactcctcttctctcctatctcttatcttcttaaaatatatttagagctGGCTTATACTACTCCGtcctaaaaaaaagatttctgAGTTTCCTAGATCGagcgtttgattattcgtcttatttaaaacatttattaaaaaatttaaaaaattagtcacacgtaaagtactattttatcacataataataataaaaatattaattataaaatttttttaaagaagacaaagagtcaaaaatttcaactaaaaaacccagaaattcatttattttgggacagaggctGTAGCCCTATTATCgtacctgctctaagttaTGTCGAGCAGGGTGATGGCACGGAAGCCGAAGGACGTCTGGGCAGTGCGGCTCGCCATTGGAACCTACCTGTTGGACGGTAAGTATTTCAAGGCGCTCGACATCGACGAAGGCGACGACACTGCAATGCAACAGACGAGTGACCAGCTACTGTAGCCGAATTACAGATTTACAGCTTCATCATACAGTAGCTTGCATGATTGTTTTTTGTCAAACAGACGCACGTATGTAAGGTCCCTTgaattatatgaataaaaaaacagagtaatagaaaaaacataaaattctgATAAGAATATAGGTGTAAAACAGATGATtggaaaacatagaaaaaacatatgaatgaccgtttgattgtaccacaggaaaaacataagaatttaaggagagatatagactcaaagaatttttttcatgagattCGTTCAACcttttattaaatttcctccaaaacttgtataaaacttgtataggaagatgcatttcacaagaatttcataggatttaatagggttcattcctttgattcaaatgactttataggaaaaattgttataggaatgaaatcctctaaaattcctatgaaattcctttgaatcaaagggtccctaaatgtttgtaAAGATTCAGGAATGCGTGCACAATTGTTGTTGAGACTTGTGGAACCATTGTTTCACACATCACCAAAGATACACAGGAAATCTAGTGTGATGATGAATAAACACTGTGGCTAAGGGGCAAACGAATCTCAATGTGTTCTCTCTTTGTTGAGAATAGGTAAGGGGTAGGTAGAAGTGAATCAGAGACAGAACTACACATATTGCAcaaacagggaaaaaaaactcgtATATATCCTGAGGTCTTCTTTTCCCAGTCAGGCTCAGGCACCCTTCTTCCATGGCTGGATAACAGCAACGACGATGATCACCACTATGATGAGCAGAAGAATGATGGCGTAGCACATCCACTTCCGTGAGTTCTTCTGGAGCTTCTTTGCATTCTGGAGAGCGCTGACACCTTGTTGTATATGGTTAGTAGCATTTGAAACCTTGAAGGAAAAGGGAAAACAAAAGGCAAGGTGAATTGTTGGTGATATTCGGTTTGTCTTGCTTCCAGAAACATGTGTAGCTAATTTAATACAAAATGGGCAATTCTTACATGTGTCTCTATGTTGTTGATCATGTCTCCTTGAGCCTCAACCAACACTGCCATGTCCATGAATATCTACAAGGCAAAAACAAGGAATGGAGTAATTAGGCACATTATCTCGAGCACACAAGCATATCAACTAAATCAGATTAGTAAAGAGTAAGTGCTTAGTCCAGATATGTCACCTGCTGCAACTCCAAGAGCTTCCTCTCTAGATCTCTTACAGCATCGTGTCGCTCCTGTATCTCTGCGACAGTGTCCAGTATCTggaaagataaagataaatatggtTATGAGATTTTGGTACTGTGAACAGGCAGTCCCATACAGTAACAAATGGCATATACTATCAGATAACATACTTGGCCTCTTCCCTGCTGTTGGATAGCATCTTGGAAAATTTGCTCACTTCTTCCAGTCTCTATTAAATTATCAACTGTCTACATAGTACAAAGCAACAGCACATGGAAAAGTGTGAATTGAAGATCATCAGACCACAGATCAAAATTTCACTATAAGCAAAAGcatgaagaaaacaaatttaaccATAGCTCAGAATTGCTGTGAGCTTGTCAATACCTCTTCATCAGGACGACTGCCAGTTACTGTAAAGACCCTTCTTTCAACAACATCACGATACTCCTGCCGGATTGCTTCTCTCAAAACCTACATTACAGGGTACCAGGGCATCACTCACAAGTTTAGGGGCAATAGACTGGTACACTAGTAGTAGCCTAGTAGGTATCCATAAGACCATCATGAGTACCAGAAAGAAACATCACTTTTTCAAATAATAGCAGTAGAGGTAGCTGATGAAAGTAGAAACCTTAAAATACTTcagtagtgtttttttttaacttcaaGTATCAATATAGTTTAAGTGTTTAACTGTCTGTGATGATCGTGGTGCGTCATTGCAGACATTAAGTAACAGAACAACAGAATCACCACATAAATGGCAAGTTAGACATTCCAGTTAAGGAAATTCAGTACCTGAAAATCATCCATGCGCTCcttcaatttctttttcactACTCTGTAGAATTTAGAAACCACAGTGAATGAACAACTGGTTCATGGTTTTATGCAGTCaacaaactgaaaaaaacaaatcaccaATAAATTTACCCAGTAGTCTGTTCTCTGGATCGATCTACCGCAGATCCCTTCCCGCATCCAGGCTTTTGTCTATTTGACAAGTTCTGTTTGAAACGGGCAGCAAACTGTGATAAATAACTCGATGATGCATTGTTGCTATTAACAAATCACAGTAGCAGATAAGATTGCTTCGTGAAAAGCTTAGACAAACTTACAAAGGTTGTTTTCGGCACTGCTTCTCACTAACCTATATTCTATCGTTTTTTGTGTACACACTTtccaaactattaaacggtgtattttttataaaattttttatagtaaagTTGCTTTGAAATGttagattaatccattttcaagtttttataaccaataattaattaagcatatgTTAATCCACTGTTCCGTTTTCCGCATAGTCTAATAAGCCAACCACCGAACGCGCCAAAATTGTTTTGGTGTCATTACTAATCATAAGCATGTAATATGTGTTGCAAAGAATGctcttatgaaaaaaaatgttatttactGCAATCATATATGACTATTGATGATTCATAAATATTGTATATAGAGTAtagagacaaaaataaaacagaataTTAAGCAGATATGGCAAATTAAGACAATGCCATTAGCTAGAAGGGCCAGGTGAGAACATACATCTTTTTCCAATTCATCAACTTTTGTCTTTGCCATGCGAGCAACTTTCCCCACTTCATCAATATCTTTCTCCATCTTCTGTTTAATTGCTGTGGAAAAGGAATTGTTGCATAGGATTTTTAAACGTGTACAAGAGAATTCCAGATGAGGTTATATCTAGTTATCTACTGAACTAAGTACTCACCTTTCATGTCCCTTGCTTTTGTAACTGCTTTGGAATCCTCATTTGCAGCCTACAAGCAAAAGCAAGGCGTTAGGCGTATACTATGAAAATGCAAGGTGTCAAATTAATTCATCGAAACTTAGGCACAACAATCCATTGTGGCACTATAAAAGTCAATACCATCAGCAAAAGACAAGGACAATATACAGACAGAAACGAATGGAAGTGCGAGACAAATGAACCTGAAGCTTGTGCAAGAGATTCGTCAGCTTAGCAATTAGGCTTTCAATTGCGTCGACCTGATATATCAAAGCAACATGTCAATAATATGAAGTGTTAAGTGGACACATGATACTGCTGCAAAATGCAAGATGAACACACCGAAATGTTTTATAAACAGCACCTTTTTCAAGAAATCTTTTAGGTTGTCTGAAGGATCAGCCTGATGCATTCCCATTTCAATGTCCCCATCTCTTGAAGATCCCCCCCGAGGGAGCTCAAACGAATCCTGTAAAATTGGAATGTTAAAATATGGAAACAAATGTACCTCACTGCCTACGAGAaagttagatgataaaacaataCATCAAGCCATCTGTGCTACTTGCACCGGCTAAAAATAACAGGATTGAGGTCAAATGAAGAATGCCGCATTAACTATCCGCCTTCTACtcccaacaaaacaaataaaatctcCCTAAAAAGggattttgttgtttcatttTACTCCTTCCAATTGTGAAGTGTTCGTAAGTCCTAATGCAATGCGCTCTGCGCAAATAAACATGCGACAGACCCTAGATTCCAAAAGGAGCATTATGGAGTTCTTCAGCACATCAAACCCGCGGAAATTCAAATCCTTTGAGTTACTAAAAACTGAACCAATCAATAGCATTGATACATAAGTGTAACTCGATCATTGCAACAAACAATATGCAGAgctcagagaaaaaaaaatagaaaacccAACCCTTACACACCCACAAGAGCTCCACGATAACCATGGAGAAACCAGCAGCATGACACACACAAGAGCTCCTGTCACAATTCACAACCCATATGCCTCGGAACCAAAAAAACCAGCAGATCTAAGCCGATCATCCCGAAAGCCACGAATTTTCGCCGCTCGGCACGGAAAGCCAGACGGTTCCTTCCCGCCCTAGCGCCGCATTCCGATTCCCCGCCACAAGCGGAAGCAACCCCATCCGTCCTTCCGCCGCCTAATCACTCCACCGCTGCAAGACCCAATCGGGCCCAATTGTTCCCAGCACCAAGCACACCGGCGGCGACTCCTCCCCGAATTCTCGAAGCCCGTACAGCGAACAGGGGCGCCTATCCCCTCGCCCACGCAGATCTCGAGCCCGAACAGTGACTGGATCCCGAGTCCCCGACCACTCGACGGGGGCAGTCGCTAGCAACGGAGAGCGACGAGataaggagagaggaggaggaggaggaggaggaggcctcAGGAGAGGAGGGCACTACTTACGGTGAGGAGATTGTTCATGGCGGCgaggtcgccggcgcggcgaggagagagaaaggtgcaggcggcggtgaggagagagaaagagagagttgGCGTGGCCCTTTGTACCGTAGGAGGaggagatactttttaagggGAGGTGGTGCGGGGTTAAGCTGGCAGAAgtgtcactgacaggtgggtcccagtGGTGTTTGTTAAATTGTTACTGTCTGCAGGTGGAGCCGGAATTTCAACTGCCTTTCCATGGCACTATGAATTCTGTTTGATGAGGAAaagggctttttttttctttgtaaaggGGTAAAAGAAGGCTCATGTTTCGCAGTTACCACTAATTGtaagttaaaacttaaaatttaattagatttcagtttgtgattttttatcataatttattttataatttttaagttattatgggcatgtatataaaagtcgTATCtggaaattatttttccttttcaataACATGgtgttttttcttaaaatagcTAAACAATATGAGCCAAAGGGTCTTCCATTGTCATTGTCATTGTTTCGCTGAAAGTAAGCATAACAAAAATGACttgtttatgattaaaaatatatatgtgtgataTTAGCTATTTCAAAAAGCAAAGACaaaaaacaaagataataAAACCCTaatatcaactttaaatttaggttttaaaatttaaattttaacttgaaagtataagaaaaacattGAGGAAGGAAGGGTTGCTCACTTGCAAGCGAAGAAACTAATATTTTAGGTTCAGGTAAATTGTAATGAGACGGTTAAAGTTTTGATTCACTGTGAGAGTGAAGTAAACTATAAGATCTTTTAGCTTTGCGgatgttaaaaaatcaatccatcaatctatctatctatctaaatttgttttaccgaagtttatttctagctctgacttttaaattactgagaatacgtatataaaaactttattcataatttatttttcatttgtaaatatattgttaggttttttccattaaaagtcaaacaatcacccttaaGCAGTGGGTTTCTACTACTTTCTACCATGAGTTATAACAATAAAGTCTGAATGCCTATTATTTACAAAGCCATAATTCACACTTTTCGCGTATTATTTATCTCATTGTGAGCATTGATTTTTCGCTTTACTATATTCACTTATCCGTGAAAGAGAAGTCACTGGATATATAGGCTATGTTCTTTATCGATAAAGATGACAGAAGAACTAActtctaatttttaatagctatttagtGACATAACAATAAAAGTAACCACTACCaagttcaaaatatatttcttgGAAAAAGATAAGATATAAACTTTTACTTAGTTACgaaaaaactttttgaaaaagtataccgttcaaagtttcaaaaaacAATCTCGTAGAAGCCCAGAGAAAACCTGACAAAAAGATGATAAGTATTGTGACCGTTCCAATTTAACTGTATTTATGGATGTTAgtatctaatatttaattgtttgttttatttaaaaagttatattagtaatattttaataaaaatactaaacataaaaagtatttttaaataaaacgaaccctcaaactctaaatataaacGGTGAAAAACATAGCCGAGGGATAAGCACCTTAACGGCTTAACCTAGCATGACTAAGGGCATGTTTAgttcatattttctattttaaaaacgATTGCATCGAATTCGTTGGTgagagggtaagttaacttaccctgcCACGAAAaccataataatagattagtacatgattaattaattattaattattaaaaaatataaaatagactaatatgttttttaaataactttcctatagaaattttttataaaaaatacactgtttagcagtttgaaaaacgtgcgcacggaaaacgagaaGCTAAGTTATCTTGTGAGGGCAAACGAACACAGCTAgagaagcattaaacataatgCACAGTAAAAGAGAAAACtgtgaaacgaatcttttatgtccaattagcccatgattaggtATCCCCGAA includes:
- the LOC102719690 gene encoding syntaxin-132-like, yielding MGHGSGEGSEVHLFPYFNIPILQDSFELPRGGSSRDGDIEMGMHQADPSDNLKDFLKKVDAIESLIAKLTNLLHKLQAANEDSKAVTKARDMKAIKQKMEKDIDEVGKVARMAKTKVDELEKDNLSNRQKPGWGKGSAVDRSREETTG
- the LOC102719973 gene encoding uncharacterized protein LOC102719973, whose protein sequence is MNTMIAIRSAPSPAPAATATAAATVSSYFYASPVASSASSARRRGATVRCAPDGGSNSVGAGKVKLKVGSPVVIVEVPMMLKTAASVPSLRHNDGQVKAGDVGRVMARKPKDVWAVRLAIGTYLLDGKYFKALDIDEGDDTAMQQTSDQLL
- the LOC102714750 gene encoding syntaxin-132 → MNNLLTDSFELPRGGSSRDGDIEMGMHQADPSDNLKDFLKKVDAIESLIAKLTNLLHKLQAANEDSKAVTKARDMKAIKQKMEKDIDEVGKVARMAKTKVDELEKDNLSNRQKPGCGKGSAVDRSREQTTGVVKKKLKERMDDFQVLREAIRQEYRDVVERRVFTVTGSRPDEETVDNLIETGRSEQIFQDAIQQQGRGQILDTVAEIQERHDAVRDLERKLLELQQIFMDMAVLVEAQGDMINNIETHVSNATNHIQQGVSALQNAKKLQKNSRKWMCYAIILLLIIVVIIVVAVIQPWKKGA